Proteins encoded together in one Rhodospirillaceae bacterium window:
- a CDS encoding aminopeptidase P family protein, producing MAPTAPVFKDARKATYLNPAGSDRPLKSPLPKSTLVSARGYRKQRLVEQVVAKDCAAILLYDPINIRYATDLSNMQLWATHNPFHYALLFADGHAIEFAYRGAEHLADGFETVNEVRPGNAWFYMYTADRLQERVDAWADELVSILKERNGGNMRLAIDKLDPPGVDALRKRGVTVVEGQALTEIARSIKSAEELDLMRWTVRVCEAGMARLYDHSLPGKTEQEIWAELHYENIRSGGEWLETRLLTVGERTNPWFQECSDHVAKLGDMLGFDTDMIGPYGYCADLSRSWTVGHTKMTPHQRDLYLTAREQIEHNLALLKSGLSFDEFNAKSWRIPEKYVSCRYSVALHGVGLADEYPSIPLHPDWKAAYRGIFEKNMTVCVESLIGEEGTGECVKLETQVVITETGAVRLDSFPWEEV from the coding sequence ATGGCGCCCACGGCGCCGGTTTTCAAGGACGCGCGCAAGGCAACCTATCTCAATCCGGCAGGATCTGACCGACCGCTCAAAAGTCCACTGCCGAAATCGACCCTGGTCAGTGCGCGCGGCTACCGCAAGCAGCGGCTGGTGGAACAGGTGGTCGCCAAGGATTGCGCCGCCATCCTGCTTTATGACCCGATCAACATCCGCTATGCGACCGACCTTTCCAACATGCAGCTCTGGGCGACCCACAACCCGTTCCACTATGCGCTGCTGTTCGCCGACGGCCATGCCATCGAATTCGCCTATCGCGGCGCCGAGCATCTCGCCGACGGCTTCGAGACGGTGAACGAGGTTCGCCCCGGCAATGCCTGGTTCTACATGTACACCGCCGACCGGTTGCAGGAACGCGTCGATGCCTGGGCCGACGAGCTGGTCTCGATCCTGAAGGAGCGCAATGGCGGCAACATGCGCCTCGCGATCGACAAGCTCGACCCGCCCGGCGTCGATGCGCTCCGCAAGCGCGGCGTCACCGTCGTCGAAGGCCAGGCATTGACCGAGATCGCCCGCTCGATCAAGAGTGCCGAGGAACTCGATCTCATGCGCTGGACCGTGCGTGTCTGCGAAGCCGGCATGGCGCGGCTCTACGATCACTCGCTGCCCGGCAAGACCGAACAGGAAATCTGGGCGGAGCTCCATTACGAAAACATCCGCTCCGGCGGCGAATGGCTGGAAACGCGCCTCCTCACTGTGGGCGAACGCACCAATCCCTGGTTCCAGGAATGCTCCGACCATGTGGCAAAGCTTGGCGACATGCTGGGCTTCGACACCGACATGATCGGCCCCTATGGCTATTGCGCCGATCTCTCGCGCTCCTGGACCGTGGGCCATACGAAAATGACGCCGCACCAGCGCGACCTTTATCTGACGGCCCGCGAGCAGATCGAGCATAACCTCGCCCTTCTCAAAAGCGGCTTGAGCTTCGACGAGTTCAACGCGAAGAGCTGGCGCATCCCCGAAAAATATGTGAGCTGCCGCTATTCCGTGGCGCTCCACGGCGTGGGATTGGCCGACGAGTATCCCTCGATCCCTTTGCATCCCGATTGGAAAGCCGCCTATCGGGGCATTTTCGAGAAGAACATGACCGTCTGCGTCGAAAGCCTCATCGGCGAAGAAGGCACAGGCGAATGCGTGAAACTGGAAACCCAGGTGGTGATCACCGAGACGGGCGCTGTGCGGCTGGATAGTTTTCCGTGGGAAGAGGTGTGA
- a CDS encoding class II aldolase/adducin family protein, producing the protein MTSVARIPAKARLDNSHYEERCQLAAAFRWTAELNMHEGVANHFSLAVSDDGSQFLVNPCGKHFSRIKASDLILLDANDPSTMDQPNAPDPTAWAIHGAIHRNAPHARCVLHVHSKYALTLACLKDPSMKPIDQNTMRFYNRIAYDMGFDGMGLGDEAERLSTCLGDKKVMVMGNHGVLVAAATVAEAFDLLYYFERAAETLITAYSTGRELNIASHEVAEKTARQWEEYPSDQENMHLNEIRAILDQKQPDYAE; encoded by the coding sequence ATGACCTCGGTTGCGCGTATTCCTGCGAAAGCCCGGCTCGACAACTCGCATTACGAGGAGCGCTGCCAACTGGCCGCGGCCTTCCGCTGGACGGCGGAACTCAACATGCATGAGGGGGTCGCCAACCATTTCAGCCTGGCGGTCTCGGACGATGGCAGCCAGTTCCTGGTCAATCCCTGCGGCAAGCATTTCTCGCGCATCAAGGCCAGCGACCTCATCCTGCTCGATGCCAACGATCCCAGCACGATGGACCAGCCCAACGCGCCGGACCCCACGGCCTGGGCGATCCACGGCGCCATTCACCGGAACGCACCGCATGCGCGCTGTGTGCTGCATGTGCATTCGAAATATGCCCTCACGCTGGCCTGCCTCAAGGATCCCAGCATGAAGCCCATCGACCAGAACACGATGCGTTTCTACAACCGCATCGCCTATGACATGGGCTTTGACGGGATGGGGCTGGGCGACGAGGCGGAGCGGCTGTCGACCTGCCTCGGTGACAAGAAGGTGATGGTGATGGGTAATCACGGCGTGCTGGTCGCGGCCGCGACGGTCGCCGAGGCCTTCGACCTCCTTTATTACTTCGAGCGCGCGGCGGAGACCTTGATCACGGCCTATTCGACCGGACGCGAGCTCAACATCGCCAGCCATGAGGTGGCCGAGAAGACGGCGCGGCAGTGGGAAGAGTATCCGAGCGACCAGGAGAACATGCATCTCAACGAGATCCGCGCGATCCTCGATCAGAAGCAGCCGGATTACGCGGAGTAG
- a CDS encoding acyl-CoA synthetase, which produces MRVMTDDIDLPRNAANFVPLSPLSFLSRAAAVFPGRVAVIYGQRRYSWLALRNRAGALASALQRLGVGKGDVVALMAANTPEIFESHFGVPLSGSILNTINTRLDPDTVAYILDHGGAKVLITDTEFAGTMREALARMSGPKPIVIDIVDPAAKSGQAPEDRLGTLTYDALLESGDIDLPWQLPADEWQSLSLNYTSGTSGRPKGVLYHHRGAYLMSLGTVVGWGLQPHPRYLYTVPMFHCNGWGHAWTLALVAGTAVLCRYVSAKAVFDAVADHGITHLGGAPVVLGMLVNAPESERRAIKHPVKVMTAGAPPPSAVLAKMAELGFEVMQVYGLTETFGHVVHCAWQAEWDELPFAEQAEIKARQGVCMPVTEEIRLQDPETGATPPADGTSMGEILIRGNTVMKGYHKDAPATEKAFANGYFHSGDLAVQHPNGYVEIKDRLKDVIISGGENVSSIEIESRLFKHPAVALAAVVAKPDPKWGEVPCAFIELKAGASATEAELISFCREALAGFKAPKRVVFGELPKTSTGKIQKFILREQAKGL; this is translated from the coding sequence ATGCGTGTCATGACGGACGACATCGATCTACCCAGGAACGCGGCGAATTTTGTGCCTTTGTCGCCGCTCTCCTTCCTCAGCCGGGCAGCGGCGGTGTTCCCCGGCCGCGTCGCCGTGATCTATGGCCAGCGGCGCTATAGCTGGCTCGCCTTGCGCAACCGGGCCGGCGCCCTTGCCTCGGCGCTGCAGCGGCTGGGTGTGGGGAAGGGCGATGTCGTGGCCCTGATGGCTGCCAATACGCCGGAAATTTTCGAATCACATTTCGGCGTGCCGCTCTCAGGGAGCATCCTCAACACCATCAACACCCGCCTCGATCCTGATACCGTCGCCTATATCCTGGACCATGGCGGCGCCAAGGTGCTGATCACCGACACCGAATTCGCCGGCACGATGCGCGAGGCTTTGGCGCGCATGAGCGGCCCCAAGCCGATCGTCATCGACATCGTCGATCCGGCCGCGAAATCGGGCCAGGCGCCGGAAGACCGCCTGGGTACCCTCACCTATGACGCGCTCCTTGAGAGCGGCGATATCGATCTTCCCTGGCAATTGCCCGCCGATGAATGGCAATCGCTTTCGCTCAACTACACGTCGGGCACCAGTGGGCGGCCGAAGGGCGTTCTCTATCACCATCGCGGTGCCTATCTCATGAGTCTCGGCACTGTGGTCGGCTGGGGCCTGCAGCCTCATCCTCGCTATCTCTACACCGTGCCGATGTTCCATTGTAACGGCTGGGGCCATGCCTGGACCCTCGCGCTGGTCGCCGGTACCGCGGTGCTCTGCCGTTACGTGAGCGCCAAGGCGGTCTTCGACGCGGTGGCCGATCACGGCATCACCCATCTGGGCGGTGCGCCGGTGGTCCTCGGCATGCTGGTGAATGCGCCGGAGAGCGAGCGCCGCGCGATCAAGCATCCGGTCAAGGTCATGACCGCCGGCGCCCCGCCGCCCAGCGCGGTCCTGGCTAAAATGGCGGAGCTTGGCTTCGAGGTGATGCAGGTCTACGGCCTCACCGAGACCTTCGGCCATGTCGTGCATTGCGCCTGGCAGGCGGAATGGGACGAGCTCCCCTTCGCCGAGCAGGCCGAGATCAAGGCGCGGCAGGGCGTCTGCATGCCCGTCACCGAGGAGATTCGGTTGCAGGATCCCGAGACGGGCGCGACGCCGCCCGCCGACGGCACATCGATGGGCGAGATTCTCATCCGCGGCAACACGGTGATGAAGGGCTATCACAAGGATGCGCCCGCCACGGAAAAGGCCTTCGCCAACGGCTATTTCCATTCCGGCGATCTGGCCGTGCAGCATCCCAACGGCTATGTCGAGATCAAGGACCGCCTCAAGGACGTCATCATCTCCGGCGGCGAGAACGTCTCCTCGATCGAGATCGAGAGCCGCCTCTTCAAGCACCCCGCTGTGGCCCTGGCCGCCGTCGTTGCGAAACCGGATCCCAAATGGGGCGAGGTGCCCTGCGCCTTCATTGAGCTGAAAGCGGGCGCCAGCGCGACCGAAGCCGAGCTGATCAGCTTCTGCCGCGAAGCCCTCGCCGGCTTCAAGGCCCCCAAGCGCGTCGTGTTCGGCGAACTGCCGAAGACCTCAACCGGCAAGATCCAGAAATTCATCCTGCGCGAGCAGGCGAAGGGGCTGTAA
- a CDS encoding DUF1326 domain-containing protein gives MEKWALKGELILNCSCTIFCPCVVSLGKHPPTEGQCQGWGGIRIDEGHSGDTDLSGLNVALLLDIPGNMARGNWTAAAYIDERASDAAFEKLTNIFSGKARGTTGLFSILVSTFLGAERAPVSFEREGEKRRLVVPKRIIGEVEPIGGKDPGFHVVITNTEYWMGPDITVAKANQGRVRAFGRVWDFDGRSAEICAIDWRGP, from the coding sequence ATGGAAAAATGGGCGCTCAAGGGCGAACTCATCCTCAATTGCAGTTGCACGATCTTCTGTCCCTGCGTCGTCTCGCTCGGCAAGCATCCGCCGACCGAGGGGCAATGCCAGGGCTGGGGCGGCATCCGCATCGATGAGGGCCATAGCGGCGACACCGATCTTTCCGGCCTCAACGTCGCCCTGCTGCTCGATATCCCCGGCAACATGGCGCGCGGCAATTGGACCGCCGCCGCCTATATCGACGAGCGCGCCTCGGATGCCGCTTTCGAAAAGCTCACCAACATCTTCAGCGGCAAGGCGCGCGGCACCACGGGATTGTTCTCGATCCTGGTCAGCACGTTTCTGGGCGCCGAGCGCGCCCCCGTGAGCTTCGAGCGCGAGGGCGAGAAGCGCCGCCTCGTTGTGCCCAAGCGGATCATCGGCGAGGTGGAGCCGATCGGCGGCAAGGATCCCGGCTTCCATGTCGTCATCACCAACACCGAATACTGGATGGGTCCGGATATCACGGTGGCCAAGGCCAATCAGGGCCGCGTCCGCGCCTTCGGCCGCGTCTGGGATTTCGATGGCCGCAGCGCCGAGATCTGCGCCATCGACTGGCGTGGGCCCTGA
- a CDS encoding DUF2182 domain-containing protein, translating into MSVDQPQRLSRLQSISLARQWPVVGWLAFYLLLAASWAGLVWTSAAPGSSDDVIADFLSRCLAPGNATGYDTLALMWALMSLGMMLPTSLPTLQRFAILVQPGRAGSPSALFLAFLLAYAAIWLGFSLAAAALQFMLARLMPPQAEPIFATLLLTGAGFYQFSRLKHACLTRCRHPMTFFMVNWRHGLRGAAAMGLRHGRDCLGCCWALMLLALIGGSMNLAWMALGMLLMVLEKLAGTGRYVTIPLGLILIAAAGFTLGTSLFAI; encoded by the coding sequence ATGAGTGTCGATCAACCGCAGCGCCTCTCCAGGCTTCAATCCATCTCGCTTGCCCGACAATGGCCGGTCGTCGGCTGGCTGGCCTTCTATCTCCTACTCGCCGCCTCCTGGGCCGGCCTCGTCTGGACCAGCGCAGCTCCCGGCAGCTCTGATGATGTCATCGCCGACTTCCTCTCGCGCTGCCTCGCACCCGGAAACGCCACCGGATATGACACGCTCGCATTGATGTGGGCGCTGATGTCGCTGGGCATGATGCTGCCGACCTCCCTCCCCACCCTGCAACGCTTCGCCATCCTGGTGCAGCCGGGCAGGGCTGGCTCGCCGAGCGCGCTGTTCCTGGCCTTCCTGCTCGCCTATGCCGCGATCTGGCTGGGTTTTTCCCTGGCGGCGGCCGCCCTCCAATTCATGCTGGCCCGCCTCATGCCGCCCCAGGCCGAACCGATATTCGCCACTCTCCTGCTCACGGGCGCGGGCTTCTATCAGTTCAGCCGCCTCAAACATGCCTGCCTCACGCGCTGCCGCCACCCGATGACCTTCTTCATGGTCAACTGGCGCCACGGCCTGCGCGGGGCGGCTGCGATGGGCCTGCGCCATGGCCGCGACTGTCTCGGCTGCTGCTGGGCGCTGATGCTGCTGGCCCTCATCGGCGGCAGCATGAACCTCGCCTGGATGGCGCTCGGCATGCTTTTGATGGTGCTCGAAAAACTCGCTGGCACCGGGCGCTATGTCACCATACCCTTGGGGTTGATCCTGATCGCGGCGGCGGGCTTCACCCTGGGTACGTCATTGTTCGCGATCTGA
- a CDS encoding HAMP domain-containing protein: MSRHARLLWPDRIATRIALIMVAAMLLTQGLGYLLFLGDRNGWWPQSGLDSVIQRLRGPIELAAQTPPDRRRDVLHAISAFQLDIRDHFDPKASIVQMPPLGRLRDHVLRAMPHLVTEVLLEAERTEPDPGPMPFGFPTPPDQPAILWLRLQDGSWLTVTMPFAELLPPPPFFPWLPWVATFLAIIAISLLAARGISRSLRRLAGGAEQLGLNMNAAPLAVAGPREVRAVTRAFNRMQDRLRRFVADRTQMLAAISHDLRTPLSRLRLRAEALPMGSERDRILADLGLMDRMIAATLTFARDDVAGEKRVMVDLASLVHSVCDEIVDAGGEASYEGPAYLVLEAAPLSLQRAVTNVVENAVKYGACARVSVNETPDSIEIRVRDAGPGIPLAEQERVFDPFYRLDPARSPSAHTAGSMGLGLAIARHVLRAHGGDVTLGNGDTGGLVVRLSLPRLTR, translated from the coding sequence ATGTCCCGGCACGCGCGTCTTCTGTGGCCAGACCGCATCGCCACCCGCATCGCGCTCATCATGGTGGCGGCGATGCTGCTGACCCAGGGCCTGGGCTATCTGCTGTTCCTCGGCGACCGCAACGGCTGGTGGCCGCAATCCGGTCTCGATTCCGTCATCCAGCGCCTGCGGGGACCGATCGAGCTTGCCGCGCAAACACCGCCGGACCGGCGCCGCGATGTGCTGCACGCGATCAGCGCCTTCCAGCTCGACATCAGGGACCATTTTGATCCAAAGGCATCCATTGTGCAGATGCCGCCTTTGGGGCGTCTCCGCGATCATGTGCTGCGCGCCATGCCGCATCTGGTGACCGAGGTGCTGCTGGAAGCGGAACGCACCGAGCCAGACCCGGGCCCCATGCCCTTTGGCTTTCCGACGCCACCCGACCAGCCCGCCATTCTGTGGCTGCGCCTCCAGGATGGGTCTTGGCTCACAGTGACCATGCCCTTTGCCGAATTGCTGCCGCCGCCACCCTTCTTTCCCTGGCTGCCCTGGGTCGCCACCTTCCTCGCCATCATCGCCATTTCCCTGTTGGCGGCGCGCGGCATCTCGCGCTCGCTGCGGCGCCTGGCCGGTGGTGCCGAACAGCTCGGGCTCAACATGAACGCGGCACCCCTGGCCGTGGCGGGACCGCGCGAAGTGCGCGCGGTGACGCGCGCCTTCAACCGGATGCAGGATCGTCTCAGACGGTTTGTTGCCGACCGCACGCAGATGCTGGCCGCCATCTCCCACGATCTCCGTACGCCGCTCTCGCGCCTGCGCCTGCGCGCCGAGGCGCTGCCCATGGGCAGCGAGCGCGACAGGATCCTCGCCGACCTTGGCCTGATGGACCGCATGATCGCCGCCACCCTCACTTTCGCGCGCGACGATGTTGCGGGAGAGAAGCGTGTGATGGTTGATCTCGCCTCCCTGGTGCATTCCGTCTGCGACGAGATCGTCGATGCCGGCGGCGAGGCCAGCTATGAGGGACCGGCCTATCTCGTCCTCGAGGCGGCACCGCTCTCGCTCCAGCGTGCCGTCACCAATGTGGTCGAGAACGCCGTCAAATACGGCGCCTGTGCCAGGGTCAGCGTGAACGAGACGCCGGACAGTATCGAAATCAGGGTGCGCGATGCCGGCCCCGGCATTCCGCTGGCGGAACAGGAGCGCGTCTTCGACCCCTTCTACCGGCTCGACCCGGCGCGGTCACCTTCCGCCCATACTGCCGGCAGCATGGGCCTCGGCCTTGCCATCGCCCGCCATGTGCTGCGCGCCCATGGCGGGGACGTGACACTTGGCAATGGCGACACGGGCGGCCTTGTGGTGCGCCTCAGCTTGCCGCGCCTGACGCGCTAG
- a CDS encoding response regulator transcription factor, with translation MPAKTEPTQAQLPHLLIVDDDQDHRLLLGRLFGENGFRVSLAPDGATMLRLLNAAPPDLVILDLMLPDEDGLSLCRRVRAESDLPIIMLSALGRGPHKLAGFDMGADDCVAKPFDSAELVARTRAVLRRAHQRNEGVSVLPGRKGTKRVYRFDGWRVDAAKREVFSPADVLITLTSGETDLLLALIEHAQTTLTREHLVELTRNRGGEANDRSVDILISRIRRKIEQNPRAPRIIKTVRSGGYLFAPSVTLD, from the coding sequence ATGCCGGCAAAGACCGAACCGACACAAGCGCAACTGCCGCATCTGCTGATCGTCGATGACGATCAGGATCATCGCCTGCTGCTGGGCCGCCTGTTCGGCGAGAACGGATTCCGCGTCTCCTTGGCGCCCGACGGCGCCACCATGCTGAGGCTGCTCAACGCGGCGCCGCCTGATCTGGTGATCCTCGATCTGATGCTGCCGGATGAGGACGGGCTCTCCCTGTGCCGCCGCGTGCGCGCCGAGTCCGACTTGCCGATCATCATGCTGAGCGCGCTCGGGCGCGGGCCGCACAAGCTCGCCGGCTTCGACATGGGCGCCGATGATTGTGTAGCGAAACCCTTCGATTCGGCGGAACTGGTGGCGCGCACCCGGGCCGTCCTGCGCCGCGCCCATCAGCGCAATGAGGGCGTTTCCGTCCTGCCTGGACGCAAGGGGACAAAGCGCGTCTATCGCTTCGACGGCTGGCGGGTCGATGCCGCCAAGCGCGAGGTGTTTTCCCCGGCCGATGTGCTGATCACGCTTACCTCGGGCGAGACCGATCTTCTGCTGGCGCTCATCGAACATGCCCAGACTACCCTCACGCGCGAGCATCTGGTGGAACTCACCCGCAACCGCGGTGGCGAGGCCAATGACCGCAGCGTCGACATCCTCATCAGCCGCATCCGCCGCAAGATCGAACAGAACCCGCGAGCACCCCGCATCATCAAGACCGTGCGCAGCGGCGGCTATCTGTTTGCACCCAGCGTCACGCTGGACTAG